One window from the genome of Nicotiana tomentosiformis chromosome 5, ASM39032v3, whole genome shotgun sequence encodes:
- the LOC104103542 gene encoding uncharacterized protein codes for MGSSERLRSSLMVYRNLLKEVEKHIGKEEHKVHFTDFIREEFRKKSNLECPKDPSFIQRRINLAQNYAYLLNSVHHHKDLLFSYNIAVDRSDEMTKVLGKSAASVGLRLPDVYQS; via the exons ATGGGGTCCTCCGAACGTTTAAGATCTTCGCTAATGGTGTATAGGAATCTACTAAAAGAAGTGGAAAAACACATAGGGAAGGAAGAACACAAGGTTCATTTCACTGACTTCATCAGGGAAGAGTTCAGGAAGAAGAGCAATCTTGAATGCCCAAAAGACCCATCTTTTATTCAGCGGAGGATTAATCTTGCTCAAAATTATGCTTACCTTCTCAACAGTGTCCACCATCATAAG GACTTGTTATTTTCTTACAACATTGCAGTAGATAGATCCGATGAGATGACAAAAGTGCTGGGCAAATCTGCTGCAAGTGTGGGGCTCCGCCTTCCTGATGTTTATCAGTCTTGA
- the LOC104107420 gene encoding salt stress-induced hydrophobic peptide ESI3, giving the protein MGSETFLEVLLAIILPPVGVFLRYGCGVEFWICLLLTILGYIPGIIYALYVLVG; this is encoded by the exons ATGGGTTCTGAAACTTTTCTTGAAGTCCTCCTTGCTATCATCCTTCCTCCTGTTGGTGTCTTCCTTCGCTATGGCTGTGGT GTGGAGTTCTGGATATGTTTGTTGCTAACAATTCTGGGGTACATACCTGGCATTATTTACGCACTTTATGTGTTGGTTGGATAG